The Mucilaginibacter gracilis genomic interval CATTAACGATCAGCGAGAGGCTGATGAACAGGCTCAATAAGCATATCTTTTTCATGGGTTAATTAAAATTTAAGGGTTAAAGTGGCGATATACCTGCGCAGCATACCCGGCGTGATCGTACCGAAGCCGCCGTTGTAGAATTGCTTGTTCGCCAGGTTATCTACATTAAGGCCAAAACGGTAGCGCGGACGGTTATAAAACACGGCGCTGTTAAGCAGCGTATAGCTGTTCAGGTAAAATTGCCCGTTGGTGGTGTTATTGACGATCAGGTTACGGCTGGCATAGTTACCGCCAAAGCCAACACCCAAACCTTGCAGGTCTGAGAACGGTAGGCTGTAACTGGCGTAAAAGTTAACCGTTTTATCCGGCCCTGAATTAACGGGACGTAACCCATTCACCGTACCATCGGCAGAAGTTAACTGGCTGTCGTTGTAAGCAAACCCTGCATTGATCAATAAGCCCGTTATGGGCCTTGAATACAGGTCTATTTCCACGCCTTTGCTGAATTGCGAACCTTCCTGTACGGTAAAGGTCGGGCGGGTTACGTCCGGCCTTAACGTGTTTTCTACCTTGATGCTGTAATAGCTGACGGTAGCACTTAACAGGTCATGCGCCAGTTCCGCTTTGATACCGCCTTCGAGCTGATTTGCATACTGCGGTTTGAACGTTGAAATGGTTCCGTCCGGCTGGGTTGTCGGTGCCACATTCTGAAATCCGTTATTGTAGTTTCCAAACAGGGATACCCGGTCTTTCACGACTTGGTAAACTAAGCCAAACTTCGGCGCGAAAGCCATCTGGTCATAATTGCCGGTGGTTACGTTAGTCGTTATATTGGTTGTTCCGCTATTATTGAAACGGTCAACCCTTAGACTAAGCATAGCCGATAAGCGGTCAGTAATATTTACTACATCCGAAGCATAGGCCGCGTAGGTATTCAGTTTTGATGAGGAATACGTTGCGGCAAGGCCGTTCAGTTTATTAGCAATACTTGCCGGGCTGATCAGTTCATAATTCGGCATCGCATGCTTGATGCTTAACGTGTCAAACGCTTTCCGGCCAGCTCTGCCATTCAGGGCATTGGATGAAAAGGCGGATGCATTCTGATAGAACTCTAAACCAACGACCAGGCGGTTACGAACCTTGCCGATACTAAAATCGCCGATAAAGTTTTGCTGAACCTGGCTGATGGTAAACAAGCTGGTCGGATAATTGGACACATTGCGCACTAAGGAACTGTCACCTTTCAGCAGCGTAAAAGTTAAGTAGTTGTCTGTGTTCTCCGCGCTGGTACGGATCAGGTTAGTTTGAGAAGTCCACTGGTCACTGATTTTATAATTCACCTGTCCGTAGATGCTGCGGTTCGGATCTTTCAGCGTTACGCTGTTATTGCCATAAGAACGCTTGTATTCCAAAGGCAATTGTGACGGGTTACTGGCCCATGTTTTAGTTGAACCTGCCTGGATCGGGCCGACTGGTGTGATCTGCGGTAAAGAAGTGCTCTCACGGTTATAAAACTCCGCGTCGAGCGAAAAGCTCAGGCGGTCGCTGGCTTTATAAAAAAGGCTTGGTGCGATAAAGGTGCTGCGGATAAATCCTGCATCCTGGAAACTACCCTCGTAATGCTGGGCAGCGTTTACGCGTAATAAGACCGTTTTGTCCTTGTTCAGCGGCGTATTGATATCGGCTGTAAAACGGTTCAGGTCATAGCTGCCTGCCTGGTAGCCGATCTCCACATGGGTCGTATCAAAAGGCTTTTTAGTAATGCGGTTGAGTAAGCCACCAAAAGAAACCAAAGTACTACCGAATAAAGTCCCTGATGGGCCTTTTACGGCAACCAATTGCTCGACGTTGGCCATGTCCATATCGGCGGTTACGTAGCCTGCCACCCCGTTACGGATATAATTACGGGTATTAAACCCACGGCTCGTATAATATGCTGATACCGATGACCAGCCTTTCACCACACCGGGAATGTTTTTGACGATGCTGTTCAGGTCGGTAGCAGCCTGCTCGGTGATGACCTGATTTGAGACGGTATTGATGACCTGCGGATTCTCAATATTGCTCAAGGGCAACTTTGAAGTAATGCTGCTGGCCTTATCCCGCTGGCGGTTCTTGCGGCTACCGATAACAACTTCCGAAAGCTGCTGCGTGGCCTTGTTCAGTTCAAGGGTTAGAAAATTATTCTTCCCGGAAATTACGATCAGGTTTTGTTTGCTGGCGGTGTAGCCGATGCCTGAAGCAATTAGGGTATAAGTGCCCGGTTTGATATTACGCAATACAAAATCTCCGTTCTCTTCGGTTCGGGTGCCGTTACTGGTTCCTTCCAGTTTAACGCTGATATTGCTTAAAGGCTCTCCATCAGAGGATATTATGTTGCCTTTAATGGTTTGCCCAATGGCGGGTAAAGTAAATAATAAGATTAAAAAAGTATATAAAAATTTCATCAGATCACTGTAATAGCATAGGGACATGCACAGCATAAAATGCAGGCATTGCCGAAAGCCAAATAAATAGTCGAATCGCAGAGACAGTTCAAAACTGTTCGTAACGATACATTAAAATAGATGGAGGTTAAGCGATCTGCTGCTTGGGCGGTCTGAAGATGGTTTCAATATCGCGGCTGCTGTATTGATAAGTATAAGCGGGAAAACTACTTTTTACCGTTTCTAAAATAGTGGGAGCAACAGATGAAAACTGAAATGGCTCTTGAAAAAAGGAAACTTCCAGGCGGTTCAAGTTGTCTTTTGCTTCCTGCTTTTTTTCGCTTTCTTCGGCCTGGTGGATCTTCTTCATGAAATAGCACTTACCATTACAGTGCATCCAGGGACGGGATCGGTTGACACAAAGCGTTTCGGCAATGTACTTCTGGTTCATTTGAAATCCGGCATATACCATAAACACTGAGAAGTTGGAACTAATCAGCGTTACAAGGAGCAACATGGCGGCAAACCGTTTGGACATTGACGCAAAGGTAAAGCTAATTGCAAATAGTTTCCGCAGTATCGCTATTTAGATTCATTCCAAATTAATTATTCTTATATTGAGGAGGTTCCCCCTGCTGCCAAAATAAGCGTTATGATAATTGTTTCGTTTAGTTATATTCGGAAAGTTTCGCACGTATACAAAACGTGATATGAAAACAAAAATACTTCTGCTACTGTGCCTTTTCGGCAGCTTTCAAATGATGGCGCAAAACAAGCTTCCTTCATTATTGGTAAAGCTGAAAAAAGCACCGGCAGACACCATTAAAGCGCTAATTATCCAATCCATTACGGAATATTACAGGAATATTAAACCGGATTCAGCAGGGATTTACGCACGCCAGGGATTGCAACTTTCTGAAAAATTAAATTTTGTTTACGGTAAAGCTGCATTCAGCCGTTTTTTAGCGGAGCTGGACCTCAACGAGGGAAAGATGGACGCAGCGAAGCAAAAATTCGGTACTGCCATGATCTTGTTTGAGCAAACCGGGCGAAAAAAGGATATCGCCTCGGTCCATAACGGACTCGGGGCCTGGGCGATCAAACAGGGAGACTACCCCGAGGCAACAAAGCAATTTTTAACGGCTTTAAAGACTTTCGAGGCAGCCAGGGACAATGCGGGGGCCGCTTATGAAAAGTTAGGGAATTTTAAAGCCGCGGCCAGGCTGGAAAGCGAAGCACTGGTACTGATCCGGGAACGTCACTTGAAGGAGTACGAAATTAACACGCTGATCAGCCTGGCCTCGGTATTAAGCAGGGACAAGCCGGACAGCAGCAGGCTTTTGTTGAACCAGGTCCTTAGGATCAGCCGGGAGATCAACCAACGTTACCTGATGATGGAAGTTTATCAAGGGATGGTCGATCTCTATAAACAACAAGGAAAGTATAAGGAAGCTGAATATACGCTGGAAAGGAAGATCAAGTTACAGGATAGCCTCTTTACCTTGAAAAAAGCCAAAGATATCGCAGGCTTGCAATCTTACTATGACCTGGCCAATGCAACGATAAAGTTGCAGCGGTCTGAGATAAACAACCAGCAGATGCGCAATCACCGAAATGTTATACTGGCCGCTGGAGTGACCTTGGTATTCATTACGTTAACCTTAATTATGTTTTACCTGAAGATGCGTAATTTAAACCGGCAACTGTTGAAACGTAAAGACATTTTAAGGCAGCAAAAGGAAGCGCTCGATTAGCAGAATGAATTCAAGAACAAGCTTTTTTCTATTATCGGCCACGACCTCCGGTCACCTATCGCGACCATCGTGAATTTGATGGAAGCAGCGGAGGAAAACGATTTATCCGCTGAAGACTTTATCGCTTTGATACCCCAGTTAAAAGATCAGAGTAAAGCTACCCTAGAGATCCTGGATAAACTCCTGATCTGGGGAAAATCACAGTTAAAAGGAACCAAATACAACCGTTCTGTTTTTAATGCCAAAGAAATGATCTTGAAAAATGTCGAACTTTACAAGAACCCTGCCTTGCAGAAGATGATCAAGGTAACTGATGAAACGCCTAATGAGATAAGCATCTTTGGGGACAGTACGCAGGTAGATTTTATTATCCGGAATTTACTGGCTAATGCGATCAAATACACTCAACGTGGTGGCGAAATCAGGTTCTCGGCCAGCTTGAACCAGCCAGCCGGATTTAATGCGATCCATGTGCAAGATAATGGCGTGGGCATTGCAAAGGGCGCACAGCAGCTTATTTTTGAAAGGAATAATCAAAGCCAGGAAGGCACTGCCCAAGAAAAGGGGAATAGCATTGGCCTGATGTTATGCAAGGAATTCTCGGAAGCCAATGGCGGAAAGATCGAATTAGAAAGTGAATTAGGCCGCGGCACGCGGTAGTTTCTATTTGCCTTCGGATGAACAGAATGTCAATTAGGCGTTTTTATGGCTAATTAATCAAGATGTGCCGTTATGCCTATAAGGTCTGATGCCTTCCGCTTAGCTGATTATCCCCATCAGGAAAGCCGTTTTTACCGCTTCCGTGATATTCACCACTTTCATTTTCCTGATGATGTTTTGCCGGTGGCGATGGACCGTATTTATTGAGATATGCAGATTGTCTGCAATTGTTTTACTGATCAGGCCCCGTGCAACAAGTGTAAGCAGTTCAAGTTCCCGCCTGCTAAGCAGGCTTTTGTCGTAGTCCCGGTAGATATCGCTGCTAACGATGTCACCGGTTTCGTTATTGATAATTTTCCCTGCTATACCCGGATGTGGTTGCTGATCTGCCGATGGTGAGTAAATACAGGTAGCCAGCCAGATACTGCCATCCGAAAAACTCTTCTGATAAATGGTCCGGTGCGTAATAAAAACATATTTGCCCTGCGGGTCTTTTGCCCTGAGTCGGCTGATCGTGCTGTATTTTACACGTTCATCGATCGGCAGTTCTTTTTGAAACTGAAAATAACGCAGTTCGAAAACATGCCGCTCCATTAAGTCATCCGGATGGATCTTATTAAAGATCAGCTCTTCAAAAGCGGAATCGATCACAAAGTCGTTTGATGGCAACCCCCAAAACAAGCCGAAGTTTCCGGCATAAATATAGCTGCAGTCTGCTTTCAGGTCAGAAAGAACAGCTACGCTATTCTCTACATGTACATAAGCTTTGACCATTTGCTGGTATTGCGCCAGTAAAGCCCCCTCTTGCGGGGGAGCCGCAAATGTTTGATCCAGCATTTGGGAACAGAGCTCGGCATAAGAGGATAGGTTGTTCATAGATGACCTCAAAAAAATGGCTAATTATAACCATTGCAAAAGCTTGAAAAGCCGTTACATTTGCTTGTCAAAATTAACCTATTCTTTGATATTACTTAAAGCGTATTGTATGAAATCTCTTTTGCCATCCATTATTTTAATGAGCCTTATGATAACGATTTCCAGCTGCGAACAAAAAAAGTCACCGTC includes:
- a CDS encoding TonB-dependent receptor; translation: MKFLYTFLILLFTLPAIGQTIKGNIISSDGEPLSNISVKLEGTSNGTRTEENGDFVLRNIKPGTYTLIASGIGYTASKQNLIVISGKNNFLTLELNKATQQLSEVVIGSRKNRQRDKASSITSKLPLSNIENPQVINTVSNQVITEQAATDLNSIVKNIPGVVKGWSSVSAYYTSRGFNTRNYIRNGVAGYVTADMDMANVEQLVAVKGPSGTLFGSTLVSFGGLLNRITKKPFDTTHVEIGYQAGSYDLNRFTADINTPLNKDKTVLLRVNAAQHYEGSFQDAGFIRSTFIAPSLFYKASDRLSFSLDAEFYNRESTSLPQITPVGPIQAGSTKTWASNPSQLPLEYKRSYGNNSVTLKDPNRSIYGQVNYKISDQWTSQTNLIRTSAENTDNYLTFTLLKGDSSLVRNVSNYPTSLFTISQVQQNFIGDFSIGKVRNRLVVGLEFYQNASAFSSNALNGRAGRKAFDTLSIKHAMPNYELISPASIANKLNGLAATYSSSKLNTYAAYASDVVNITDRLSAMLSLRVDRFNNSGTTNITTNVTTGNYDQMAFAPKFGLVYQVVKDRVSLFGNYNNGFQNVAPTTQPDGTISTFKPQYANQLEGGIKAELAHDLLSATVSYYSIKVENTLRPDVTRPTFTVQEGSQFSKGVEIDLYSRPITGLLINAGFAYNDSQLTSADGTVNGLRPVNSGPDKTVNFYASYSLPFSDLQGLGVGFGGNYASRNLIVNNTTNGQFYLNSYTLLNSAVFYNRPRYRFGLNVDNLANKQFYNGGFGTITPGMLRRYIATLTLKF
- a CDS encoding tetratricopeptide repeat protein, which produces MKTKILLLLCLFGSFQMMAQNKLPSLLVKLKKAPADTIKALIIQSITEYYRNIKPDSAGIYARQGLQLSEKLNFVYGKAAFSRFLAELDLNEGKMDAAKQKFGTAMILFEQTGRKKDIASVHNGLGAWAIKQGDYPEATKQFLTALKTFEAARDNAGAAYEKLGNFKAAARLESEALVLIRERHLKEYEINTLISLASVLSRDKPDSSRLLLNQVLRISREINQRYLMMEVYQGMVDLYKQQGKYKEAEYTLERKIKLQDSLFTLKKAKDIAGLQSYYDLANATIKLQRSEINNQQMRNHRNVILAAGVTLVFITLTLIMFYLKMRNLNRQLLKRKDILRQQKEALD
- a CDS encoding sensor histidine kinase, giving the protein MEAAEENDLSAEDFIALIPQLKDQSKATLEILDKLLIWGKSQLKGTKYNRSVFNAKEMILKNVELYKNPALQKMIKVTDETPNEISIFGDSTQVDFIIRNLLANAIKYTQRGGEIRFSASLNQPAGFNAIHVQDNGVGIAKGAQQLIFERNNQSQEGTAQEKGNSIGLMLCKEFSEANGGKIELESELGRGTR
- a CDS encoding response regulator transcription factor; the protein is MNNLSSYAELCSQMLDQTFAAPPQEGALLAQYQQMVKAYVHVENSVAVLSDLKADCSYIYAGNFGLFWGLPSNDFVIDSAFEELIFNKIHPDDLMERHVFELRYFQFQKELPIDERVKYSTISRLRAKDPQGKYVFITHRTIYQKSFSDGSIWLATCIYSPSADQQPHPGIAGKIINNETGDIVSSDIYRDYDKSLLSRRELELLTLVARGLISKTIADNLHISINTVHRHRQNIIRKMKVVNITEAVKTAFLMGIIS